One window of uncultured Methanoregula sp. genomic DNA carries:
- a CDS encoding YgiQ family radical SAM protein encodes MIPRPRFLPMSLQEGEKLGIRQFDIILVSGDAYVDHPSFGTALIGRVLHDAGFSVGIIAQPDWKKPGDFTALGAPRLFFGISAGNVDSMVNNYTPNLKRRSEDVYSPGGVLKRPDRATIVYTNKVHELFPGIPIVIGGIEASLRRFAHYDYWQDRVRQSILADAPADLLVFGMGERQMVEIAARLAAGEPVRSLRDIKGTAYTMEIAEWRDTPHPEIVTLPDFTTVSQDKEAYARAFALHSAEQDPLRGKTVAQPHPKTVAIQNPPALPLTTAELDRVYELPYTRLAHPSYDRPVPALASVQFSITSHRGCFGGCSFCALTHHQGRIIQSRSEGSIIREVTRMAMMPEFRGIVQDVGGPTANMYSMSCALWAKQGACGEKKCGPACKTLDTSHEPQCRLLQNVLAIPGVKKVFIGSGIRFDLVLADQSGYLQQICDHHISGHLKVAPEHIAPGVTRVMNKPGREVFDRFRTRFLALQKDKPRKQYLVPYFMSGHPGCTIADMVTLAEYIRDNQLYTEQVQDFTPTPMSISTCMYYTGLDPFTLQPVHVPKGNEKKIQRALLHYRDPANRGLVAEGLVLAGRKDLIGRGARCLVAGGHGDGKPLKKFSRSKKD; translated from the coding sequence ATGATCCCCCGGCCCCGCTTCCTCCCCATGTCATTGCAGGAAGGAGAGAAGCTGGGAATACGGCAGTTCGATATCATCCTTGTCAGCGGCGATGCCTACGTGGATCACCCGTCTTTTGGAACCGCTCTCATCGGGAGGGTGCTCCATGATGCGGGTTTTTCAGTTGGTATCATTGCCCAGCCCGACTGGAAAAAGCCCGGCGATTTCACCGCTCTTGGCGCCCCCCGTCTCTTCTTTGGCATATCTGCCGGCAATGTCGACTCGATGGTGAACAATTACACCCCGAACCTGAAACGGCGCAGCGAGGATGTCTATTCCCCCGGTGGTGTCCTGAAACGACCGGACCGGGCCACGATCGTGTACACCAACAAGGTTCACGAGCTGTTCCCTGGCATCCCGATCGTGATCGGAGGGATCGAGGCGAGCCTGCGCAGGTTCGCCCATTACGATTACTGGCAGGACCGGGTACGGCAGTCCATTCTTGCGGATGCTCCTGCGGATCTCCTTGTCTTTGGCATGGGTGAGCGGCAGATGGTGGAGATCGCGGCCCGTCTTGCGGCGGGGGAGCCGGTCCGGTCGCTGCGGGATATCAAGGGTACTGCATACACGATGGAGATCGCGGAGTGGCGGGATACCCCTCACCCGGAGATAGTGACCCTGCCGGATTTCACCACGGTGTCGCAGGATAAGGAAGCATATGCCCGTGCATTTGCCCTGCACTCTGCAGAACAGGATCCCCTGCGGGGAAAAACCGTAGCCCAGCCGCATCCAAAGACGGTTGCAATCCAGAACCCGCCGGCACTGCCCCTGACAACGGCTGAGCTGGACCGGGTGTACGAGCTGCCCTATACCCGCCTGGCCCACCCTTCGTATGACCGGCCTGTCCCGGCCCTTGCCTCGGTCCAGTTCTCGATCACCAGCCACCGGGGATGTTTCGGGGGATGTTCGTTCTGTGCCCTCACCCATCACCAGGGAAGGATCATCCAGAGCAGGAGCGAAGGCTCCATTATCCGGGAAGTGACCCGGATGGCAATGATGCCTGAATTCCGGGGCATTGTCCAGGATGTTGGCGGCCCGACGGCGAATATGTACAGCATGAGCTGCGCCCTGTGGGCAAAACAGGGTGCCTGCGGAGAGAAGAAGTGCGGTCCTGCGTGTAAAACACTCGATACCAGCCACGAACCCCAGTGCCGGCTCCTTCAGAACGTGCTGGCCATTCCCGGGGTAAAGAAAGTGTTCATCGGTTCGGGGATCCGGTTTGACCTGGTACTTGCTGACCAGAGCGGGTACCTGCAGCAGATCTGCGACCACCATATCTCCGGGCATCTCAAGGTAGCCCCTGAGCACATCGCACCGGGGGTCACCCGGGTCATGAACAAGCCGGGACGGGAAGTTTTCGACCGGTTCCGCACCAGGTTTCTGGCTCTCCAGAAGGACAAACCCAGGAAACAGTACCTGGTCCCCTATTTCATGTCGGGGCATCCCGGCTGTACCATTGCCGATATGGTGACCCTGGCGGAGTATATCCGTGATAACCAGCTCTACACGGAACAGGTCCAGGACTTTACGCCAACGCCCATGAGCATCTCGACCTGCATGTATTATACCGGTCTTGACCCGTTTACCCTGCAGCCGGTCCATGTGCCAAAAGGCAATGAGAAGAAGATCCAGCGTGCTCTCCTGCATTACCGCGATCCTGCCAACCGCGGGCTTGTTGCCGAAGGGCTCGTCCTGGCCGGAAGAAAAGACCTGATCGGCCGGGGTGCCCGGTGCCTTGTTGCCGGCGGGCACGGTGACGGGAAACCCTTAAAGAAATTCAGCAGATCGAAAAAAGATTAG
- a CDS encoding pyridoxal phosphate-dependent aminotransferase, with the protein MKPLSAKIAGVTESATIAISNKAKAMQRQGIDVISLSIGEPDFDTPKHITDACIDALKRGETHYAPSNGIPELTGAIAEKITNENKFPCTPQQVIVACGAKDAIYEACEAVTNPGDETIILTPAWVSYEPCIQIAGGKPVFHEINPKTFQLDDSLLERVNKKTKMIIVNSPSNPTGAVFDRKSMQLIADLCTDNDIYAMSDEIYEKMIYGKEHHSLAAIGDMHERTITINGFSKAYAMTGWRLGYAVAPKNIITEMSKVQQHSISQVATFAMWGGVAALKGDQSCVEEMRKEFDKRRKYVIGELKTMGYETAPAEGAFYAFVKVAGDDMEVASRWLDKGHVAATPGSAFYAPGWIRLSYAASMEKLKEAMARIKRVG; encoded by the coding sequence ATGAAGCCGCTCTCGGCGAAGATCGCCGGCGTCACCGAATCGGCTACGATTGCGATCTCGAACAAGGCGAAAGCCATGCAGCGGCAGGGGATCGATGTCATCAGCCTCTCCATCGGAGAACCGGACTTCGATACCCCGAAGCACATTACCGATGCCTGCATCGATGCCCTGAAGCGGGGGGAGACCCATTACGCCCCGAGCAACGGCATCCCCGAGCTGACCGGCGCTATCGCAGAGAAGATCACGAACGAGAACAAGTTCCCCTGCACGCCGCAGCAGGTGATCGTTGCCTGCGGGGCCAAGGACGCGATCTACGAGGCCTGCGAGGCGGTCACAAACCCGGGCGACGAGACGATCATCCTCACCCCGGCCTGGGTCAGTTACGAGCCCTGCATCCAGATCGCCGGCGGGAAGCCGGTCTTCCATGAAATAAATCCGAAGACCTTCCAGCTCGACGACTCTCTTCTCGAACGCGTCAACAAAAAGACCAAGATGATCATCGTCAACTCCCCCTCGAATCCCACGGGAGCGGTCTTTGACAGGAAGTCCATGCAGCTCATCGCCGATCTCTGCACGGACAATGACATCTACGCGATGTCGGACGAGATCTACGAGAAGATGATCTACGGAAAAGAGCACCACTCGCTCGCCGCCATCGGCGACATGCACGAGCGGACCATCACCATCAACGGCTTCTCGAAAGCCTACGCAATGACCGGCTGGCGGCTCGGGTACGCGGTCGCCCCGAAGAATATCATCACGGAAATGTCCAAGGTGCAGCAGCACTCGATCAGCCAGGTTGCGACCTTTGCCATGTGGGGCGGGGTTGCAGCGCTGAAAGGCGACCAGTCCTGCGTTGAGGAGATGCGCAAAGAGTTCGACAAGCGGCGCAAGTACGTTATCGGCGAACTGAAGACCATGGGCTACGAGACCGCCCCGGCCGAGGGTGCGTTCTATGCCTTCGTGAAGGTTGCCGGTGACGATATGGAAGTGGCATCACGCTGGCTTGACAAGGGTCATGTTGCGGCAACCCCGGGCAGTGCGTTCTATGCCCCGGGATGGATCCGGCTGTCGTACGCGGCTTCGATGGAGAAGCTGAAGGAAGCGATGGCGAGGATCAAGCGGGTTGGGTAA
- a CDS encoding alanine--glyoxylate aminotransferase family protein: MEKELLLMLPGPVPIPERVRFAMSRQAINHRSAEFGAAYADCVRVLKTTFGTTNDLFVISGSGTAGMEAAIANIGRDKEIACIVNGKFGERLLKISQRYGKAHEIKSDWGTPVDLEALKAQLEAGAQVVTLVHNETSAGIKNPAEEIGKLCRKHDALFIMDGITSIGGDLVEADKWGVDIAITGSQKCLAAPAGLAMVSVSSRAWERMTKNPPYYLDLPAYKKSAGGKPMETPYTPAVPLFLALREACLMIEEEGLPARIARHQKMSGAVQAAAKSWGLSLFPKIDKLHGYSSTVTAVEYPEGVKDDDMRGIVKKMGIVIAGGQDHLKGKIFRIGSMGAVSAPEILATLAATQHALRKSGFRTKGDGVEAASEVLG; this comes from the coding sequence ATGGAAAAAGAACTTCTCCTGATGCTGCCAGGCCCCGTGCCGATACCGGAACGGGTCAGGTTCGCAATGTCGCGTCAGGCAATAAACCACCGCAGCGCCGAATTCGGTGCTGCCTATGCCGACTGTGTACGGGTACTGAAAACCACGTTCGGGACAACGAACGACCTTTTTGTTATCAGCGGGTCCGGCACTGCCGGTATGGAAGCCGCGATCGCGAACATTGGACGGGACAAGGAGATCGCCTGTATCGTCAACGGCAAATTCGGCGAGCGGCTCCTCAAGATAAGCCAGCGCTACGGGAAAGCCCACGAGATCAAATCCGACTGGGGTACCCCCGTTGATCTCGAAGCACTCAAGGCGCAGCTCGAAGCCGGGGCGCAGGTCGTCACCCTCGTCCACAACGAGACCTCAGCGGGTATCAAAAACCCGGCCGAGGAGATAGGCAAACTCTGCCGGAAGCACGATGCGCTCTTTATCATGGACGGCATCACCTCCATCGGCGGCGACCTTGTCGAAGCCGACAAATGGGGTGTCGATATCGCCATCACCGGCTCCCAGAAGTGCCTTGCGGCTCCCGCCGGCCTTGCCATGGTCTCGGTCAGCAGCCGGGCATGGGAACGCATGACGAAGAACCCGCCGTATTACCTCGACCTTCCCGCCTACAAGAAGAGTGCAGGCGGGAAACCCATGGAGACGCCGTATACCCCGGCCGTCCCGCTCTTCCTTGCGCTCCGCGAGGCCTGCCTCATGATCGAGGAGGAAGGCCTTCCCGCACGGATCGCCCGGCACCAGAAGATGTCCGGTGCAGTCCAGGCAGCAGCAAAGTCATGGGGGCTCTCCCTCTTCCCGAAGATCGACAAGCTGCACGGTTACTCCTCGACGGTTACCGCTGTCGAGTATCCCGAAGGCGTCAAGGATGACGACATGCGGGGCATTGTCAAGAAGATGGGCATCGTGATCGCTGGCGGCCAGGACCACCTTAAGGGTAAGATCTTCCGGATCGGCAGCATGGGCGCAGTCAGTGCACCCGAGATCCTCGCCACCCTTGCGGCTACCCAGCATGCGCTCAGGAAGTCCGGGTTCAGGACAAAAGGCGATGGCGTTGAAGCGGCCAGCGAGGTGCTGGGATGA
- the ribC gene encoding riboflavin synthase has protein sequence MRVGVADTTFSRVNMGAIAIDELKKHASVAIERTTVPGIKDLPVACKKLIEERRCDIVMALGMPGGKDKDRMCAHEASQGLIMCQLMTNKHIIEVFVHEDEAKDDRELAWLMEQRTREHAVNAVKLVLRPKELERDAGTGQRQGFEDAGPARK, from the coding sequence ATGAGAGTGGGCGTCGCTGACACCACTTTCTCACGCGTCAACATGGGAGCAATCGCTATCGACGAGCTCAAAAAACACGCCAGTGTGGCAATTGAGCGGACAACCGTGCCGGGGATCAAGGATCTCCCCGTTGCCTGCAAGAAACTGATTGAAGAACGCCGGTGCGACATCGTCATGGCGCTGGGCATGCCCGGGGGCAAGGACAAGGACAGGATGTGCGCCCACGAAGCCTCGCAGGGTCTCATCATGTGCCAGCTCATGACGAACAAGCACATCATCGAAGTCTTTGTCCACGAGGACGAAGCAAAGGACGACCGCGAGCTTGCCTGGCTCATGGAGCAGCGCACCCGGGAGCACGCGGTCAATGCCGTAAAGCTCGTGCTCCGCCCAAAAGAGCTCGAGCGCGACGCGGGGACCGGCCAGCGGCAGGGATTCGAGGACGCCGGCCCGGCCCGGAAGTAA
- a CDS encoding mannose-1-phosphate guanylyltransferase/mannose-6-phosphate isomerase, translated as MKSIILAGGVGTRLWPLSREYYPKQFIQFQGNSLFQNTYGRAVRLSDPEEIYVVTNEIHQYLVRNQIEELGYTLPEKNLLIEPVGKNTLPAIAWAMQHIRIKDPSGTAVVFPSDHILGDAALDQIRSAESLAGNHLVTFGIRPTSPHTGYGYIKPGKPLPVGNLVREFKEKPDETTAQEYMRKGYLWNSGIFLLSVKCFFEELKRYQPELSGAFSKNLDPDYARLPSISIDYGLLEHSKRVAVVSLDAEWSDLGTFKALYDIEPHDAEGNVGDADYLLAQNNFVRAAGKHVGLIGVSNLVVVDTPDALLICDNQHTEQVKDLVGRYNRNNDPVTRFHRQVHRPWGSYTVLDDTPTYKIKRVTVKPGERLSLQLHHHRSEHWVVVRGTAEVELNGETHLLRKGESTFVHSGMRHRLKNPGVIPLEVIEVQLGEYLEEDDIVRFDDQYGRT; from the coding sequence ATGAAATCGATCATTCTTGCCGGCGGCGTGGGGACCAGGCTCTGGCCGCTCTCCCGGGAATACTATCCCAAGCAGTTCATCCAGTTCCAAGGAAATTCCCTTTTCCAGAATACCTACGGGCGGGCAGTCCGTCTCTCGGATCCCGAAGAAATTTACGTGGTAACCAATGAGATCCACCAGTATCTTGTCCGCAACCAGATCGAAGAGCTCGGGTACACACTTCCGGAAAAAAACCTGCTTATCGAACCCGTTGGCAAAAATACCCTTCCCGCGATTGCCTGGGCAATGCAGCACATCCGAATAAAAGACCCGTCAGGAACTGCTGTCGTGTTCCCGAGCGATCACATCCTGGGAGATGCGGCACTCGATCAGATCAGGAGTGCCGAGTCCCTCGCAGGTAACCACCTGGTTACGTTCGGTATCCGGCCTACGTCACCCCACACGGGATACGGGTACATCAAACCCGGTAAACCGCTGCCGGTGGGAAACCTTGTCAGGGAGTTTAAGGAGAAGCCCGATGAAACAACCGCACAGGAATACATGCGGAAGGGATACCTCTGGAACAGCGGCATATTCCTCTTGTCGGTCAAGTGCTTCTTTGAAGAACTGAAGCGATACCAGCCGGAGTTATCCGGTGCGTTTTCAAAGAACCTGGACCCGGATTATGCCCGTCTCCCGTCCATCTCTATCGACTACGGGCTGCTGGAACACTCGAAACGGGTCGCGGTTGTCTCCCTTGATGCGGAATGGAGTGACCTTGGGACGTTCAAGGCCCTCTATGACATTGAACCGCACGATGCCGAGGGAAATGTCGGGGATGCCGATTATCTCCTGGCACAGAATAATTTTGTGCGTGCTGCCGGGAAGCATGTCGGGCTTATCGGTGTCAGTAACCTTGTAGTAGTTGACACACCTGATGCCCTTCTCATCTGCGACAACCAGCACACGGAGCAGGTAAAAGACCTGGTTGGCCGGTATAACAGGAACAATGACCCGGTAACCCGGTTCCACCGGCAGGTCCACCGCCCGTGGGGTTCGTACACGGTACTTGATGATACACCAACCTACAAGATCAAGAGGGTTACCGTCAAACCGGGGGAACGACTCTCCCTGCAGCTTCACCACCACCGGAGCGAGCACTGGGTGGTAGTACGGGGCACGGCAGAAGTCGAACTCAACGGGGAGACGCACCTGCTCCGGAAAGGCGAGAGCACGTTCGTGCACAGCGGGATGCGGCACCGGCTGAAAAACCCGGGCGTTATCCCGCTGGAAGTCATCGAGGTGCAGCTGGGCGAGTACCTGGAAGAAGACGACATCGTGCGGTTCGACGACCAGTACGGGCGCACGTAA
- a CDS encoding class I SAM-dependent methyltransferase, with the protein MSLPPFFYQVFESLPRQGPGCAGATKKVFSLLPPLPDDAKILDVGCGSGTQTRDLAGLTTGRITAVDNHQPFLDMLSARATEAGLQGRIRTVNASMDALPFEPGQFDLIWSEGAIFIVGFEQGLSLWKPFLKKGGYMVVSDADWFLPNPPAELMKWWESEGYVPVSEDEMKERVMRAGLRLIATYRLPEAGWWENYHVPMLARIAEFRKTHGAVPDHAALLDSFEHEAEMYRKYKRYYGYTFFVMQNV; encoded by the coding sequence ATGTCGTTACCACCGTTTTTTTACCAGGTATTCGAATCCCTCCCCCGGCAGGGCCCGGGCTGTGCAGGTGCGACAAAGAAAGTGTTCTCACTTCTTCCCCCTCTTCCGGATGACGCGAAGATCCTCGATGTCGGGTGCGGTTCTGGAACCCAGACCCGCGACCTTGCGGGCCTGACCACCGGTAGAATAACGGCGGTCGATAACCACCAGCCGTTCCTGGACATGCTCAGCGCCCGGGCCACTGAAGCCGGCCTGCAGGGAAGGATCCGGACCGTGAATGCCTCGATGGATGCCCTTCCCTTTGAGCCGGGCCAGTTCGACCTCATATGGTCCGAAGGGGCGATCTTCATTGTCGGGTTTGAGCAGGGGCTCTCCCTCTGGAAGCCCTTCCTTAAAAAAGGCGGGTACATGGTCGTGTCCGATGCCGACTGGTTCCTGCCCAACCCTCCCGCCGAGCTGATGAAATGGTGGGAGAGCGAGGGATATGTCCCCGTATCAGAGGACGAGATGAAGGAACGGGTGATGCGGGCCGGGCTCCGGCTCATCGCAACATACCGGCTCCCGGAAGCCGGGTGGTGGGAGAACTACCATGTCCCGATGCTGGCCCGGATTGCAGAGTTCCGGAAGACGCACGGGGCTGTTCCGGACCATGCAGCCCTCCTTGATTCCTTTGAGCATGAGGCTGAAATGTACCGGAAGTACAAGCGGTACTACGGGTACACGTTCTTCGTGATGCAGAATGTCTGA
- a CDS encoding DUF3795 domain-containing protein — MAKKIETVCGYSCSGCDHHEKECPGCEATKGKPFWTAYVGADACPVYACCTTERKLPHCGKCPDLMCERFTRFKDPDVSDEQVKAGLAEMERELRGRK, encoded by the coding sequence ATGGCAAAGAAGATCGAGACGGTCTGCGGGTATTCCTGCAGCGGGTGCGACCATCACGAAAAAGAGTGCCCGGGATGCGAAGCCACAAAGGGCAAGCCGTTCTGGACGGCGTATGTCGGCGCGGATGCCTGCCCTGTTTATGCATGCTGTACCACGGAGCGGAAGCTTCCGCACTGCGGGAAATGCCCCGATTTGATGTGCGAGCGGTTCACCCGGTTTAAGGATCCGGATGTGAGCGACGAGCAGGTTAAGGCGGGGCTTGCGGAGATGGAGCGGGAACTGAGGGGCAGGAAGTAG
- the asnB gene encoding asparagine synthase (glutamine-hydrolyzing): protein MCGIAGQFCLDGNMPDNMLLKAMSGRLTHRGPDGEGTHIRGNAGLVHRRLAIIDLSEEGLQPMTNEDDTLWLVFNGEIYNYLELRQELIAKGHTFHSHSDTEVILHAYEEWGDNCLAKFNGMWAFALYDEKAGKLFCARDRFGIKPFYYTLAGGSFLFASEIKALLAHPAVGVKPNAPVLGTFLAWGVQDHSGETMFEGISQLEPAHALNVTAGGVQAPFRYWEVTVNDTIRSDVPDETVAAQTLALLEDATRIHLRSDVAIGTCLSGGIDSSTLTVLITQLIRKESPASVGEQQKTFSVVFSDKRFDESRYIDEIVSATGVDAHRTVPSPGELWNDIDRLVYMQDEPFGSLSIYAQYCVMRLAQQNVKVVLDGQGADELLGGYLAYQGSYIRGLLRAFHWGTALGEGIGSIRHHGGFFRSSLHQLFVRKGRRKLLTCPGPAVDRYGGSLSVVLHRELAGTNLPALLHYEDRNAMAFSIESRVPYLDVRFVEFVASLPLNQKIRGGITKIALRNAIRGIVPEAIRCRMDKMGFVTPEEVWMKEDLRPFVLELLSSGEFAGRTLWNADEVIQNYLAFLEGKAAYSPEIWRIVCTELWLRKFFDHRDLAAVSTGAASPMVT from the coding sequence ATGTGCGGTATTGCAGGTCAGTTCTGCCTTGACGGCAATATGCCGGACAACATGCTCTTAAAAGCCATGTCCGGCCGGCTCACCCACCGGGGGCCGGACGGGGAAGGAACCCACATACGGGGCAATGCTGGTCTTGTCCACCGCAGGCTTGCCATCATCGATCTTTCGGAAGAGGGGCTTCAGCCGATGACCAACGAAGACGACACACTCTGGCTCGTCTTCAACGGCGAGATCTACAACTATCTTGAGCTCCGGCAGGAACTGATCGCGAAGGGGCATACGTTTCACTCGCACTCCGATACGGAGGTGATCCTGCATGCTTACGAGGAATGGGGAGACAACTGCCTCGCGAAGTTCAACGGGATGTGGGCGTTTGCCCTCTATGATGAAAAGGCGGGAAAACTCTTCTGCGCCCGGGACCGGTTCGGGATCAAGCCGTTCTACTATACGCTGGCAGGAGGATCCTTTCTCTTTGCCTCGGAAATCAAGGCCCTGCTTGCCCATCCTGCCGTCGGGGTAAAACCGAACGCACCGGTACTCGGGACCTTTCTTGCATGGGGGGTGCAGGACCACTCCGGGGAGACCATGTTTGAGGGGATCTCCCAGCTTGAACCCGCCCATGCCCTGAACGTGACCGCCGGAGGCGTTCAGGCACCATTCCGGTACTGGGAAGTTACGGTGAACGATACCATCCGGTCCGATGTGCCGGATGAGACGGTTGCGGCACAAACCCTTGCACTGCTCGAAGACGCGACCCGGATCCACCTCCGGAGCGATGTTGCCATCGGCACCTGTCTCTCGGGCGGGATCGATTCCTCCACCCTTACCGTTCTCATCACCCAGTTGATCCGCAAAGAATCACCCGCAAGCGTGGGTGAACAGCAGAAGACATTCTCCGTGGTGTTCTCCGACAAACGGTTCGACGAAAGCCGGTATATCGACGAGATCGTCTCGGCAACCGGTGTCGACGCCCACCGGACCGTGCCATCCCCCGGGGAGCTCTGGAACGATATCGACCGGCTCGTGTACATGCAGGACGAGCCGTTTGGATCGCTCTCGATTTATGCCCAGTACTGTGTTATGCGGCTTGCACAACAGAACGTGAAAGTCGTGCTGGACGGGCAGGGTGCGGACGAACTCCTCGGGGGCTATCTCGCGTACCAGGGCAGCTACATCCGCGGTCTTCTCCGGGCATTTCACTGGGGGACCGCCCTGGGTGAGGGAATCGGCAGCATCCGGCATCATGGCGGTTTTTTCCGTTCATCCCTGCACCAGCTCTTCGTGCGCAAAGGGCGCAGGAAGCTGCTCACCTGCCCGGGTCCGGCAGTGGACCGGTACGGGGGAAGCCTGTCGGTTGTTCTGCACCGGGAGCTTGCCGGTACCAACCTTCCCGCACTCCTGCATTACGAGGACCGGAACGCGATGGCGTTCTCCATCGAGTCCCGGGTGCCGTACCTCGATGTAAGGTTCGTTGAGTTTGTTGCCTCGCTCCCGCTGAACCAGAAGATACGAGGCGGGATAACGAAGATCGCGCTGCGCAATGCCATCCGGGGCATTGTCCCGGAAGCTATCCGGTGCCGGATGGACAAGATGGGGTTTGTCACACCGGAAGAAGTCTGGATGAAAGAAGATCTCCGCCCCTTCGTGCTTGAACTCCTCTCGTCCGGGGAGTTCGCGGGGCGTACCCTGTGGAATGCTGACGAAGTGATCCAAAATTATCTCGCGTTCCTCGAAGGAAAGGCCGCGTACTCTCCTGAGATCTGGCGAATCGTCTGCACGGAACTCTGGCTGAGAAAATTCTTTGACCACCGGGACCTGGCAGCCGTGTCAACAGGTGCGGCATCACCAATGGTTACTTAA
- the purE gene encoding 5-(carboxyamino)imidazole ribonucleotide mutase translates to MADVAIISGSASDAKITDKVKKVLDENKVSYDAQIISAHRDPDKLDAYIKTSSCKIFIAIAGLSAALPGVIASKTDKPVIGVPVSGTLNGMDALLSIAQMPKGVPVACVGVDNGDNAAYLAVRILRLVQK, encoded by the coding sequence ATGGCAGACGTAGCGATAATTTCCGGATCCGCTTCTGATGCGAAAATTACCGATAAGGTCAAAAAAGTCCTTGACGAGAACAAGGTGTCATATGACGCCCAGATCATCTCCGCCCACCGCGACCCCGACAAGCTGGATGCCTACATCAAAACAAGCAGCTGCAAGATTTTCATCGCGATTGCCGGCCTCTCTGCGGCACTCCCGGGCGTTATCGCGTCCAAGACCGACAAGCCGGTTATCGGTGTTCCCGTGAGCGGGACGCTGAACGGCATGGATGCGCTTCTCTCCATTGCCCAGATGCCAAAGGGGGTCCCGGTTGCCTGCGTTGGCGTGGACAACGGGGACAATGCGGCATACCTGGCAGTGCGGATCCTGAGGCTGGTACAAAAATAA
- the ribH gene encoding 6,7-dimethyl-8-ribityllumazine synthase has protein sequence MCDTNPIKLGFVVAEFNRDITYMMEIEGREHAAFLGAEVTETMYVPGAYDMPLAIKKLLTAGKVDAVVTIGCVIEGATQHDEIVVQHAARKIIDLSLEFGKPVSLGISGPGMTRLEANERIDYAKRAVESAIKMVKRLK, from the coding sequence ATGTGTGATACCAACCCGATAAAACTGGGATTCGTTGTCGCGGAGTTCAACCGTGACATTACCTATATGATGGAGATTGAAGGCCGGGAACATGCAGCATTCCTCGGCGCAGAAGTGACCGAGACCATGTACGTCCCGGGTGCGTACGACATGCCGCTTGCCATCAAGAAGCTGCTCACCGCAGGAAAAGTCGACGCTGTCGTGACCATCGGCTGCGTTATCGAGGGCGCAACCCAGCACGACGAGATCGTTGTCCAGCACGCGGCCCGGAAGATCATCGACCTTTCGCTGGAATTCGGGAAACCCGTATCGCTCGGCATCTCCGGCCCCGGTATGACCCGGCTCGAAGCGAACGAGCGGATCGATTACGCAAAGCGTGCGGTCGAATCAGCCATCAAGATGGTCAAGCGACTGAAATGA
- a CDS encoding 4Fe-4S double cluster binding domain-containing protein: MTADIERQLHTLATSLGADYFGVADLTPARDFIHSQGGERASRYPRGIAIGMRLQDDLVDLLPARDREGAILYKHSSYDVVNTALDQIALRVANLIQQKGFAAFPVPASKRTNDEHICGIISQKLTAHMAGLGWIGKSCLLVTPDHGPRVRWVTVLTDAPLKSTGSPMEPRCGTCTACVDICPEQAFTGRMFSPDEPREARYDAAACDRYFKKLEKEQGVAVCGLCLWVCPHGRKAGSQSEK; this comes from the coding sequence ATGACTGCAGATATCGAGCGTCAGCTGCACACGCTTGCAACCTCTCTTGGTGCAGACTACTTCGGGGTGGCTGACCTTACGCCCGCCCGCGATTTCATCCACTCGCAGGGCGGTGAGCGGGCCAGCAGGTACCCCCGGGGGATCGCCATCGGGATGCGGCTCCAGGACGATCTTGTGGACCTCCTTCCTGCCCGCGACAGGGAGGGAGCGATCCTCTACAAGCACAGCAGTTATGATGTGGTCAATACCGCCCTTGACCAGATCGCGCTCCGTGTGGCAAACCTCATCCAGCAAAAAGGGTTTGCGGCATTTCCCGTGCCCGCATCGAAGCGGACCAACGATGAGCACATCTGTGGGATCATCTCCCAGAAACTCACGGCACACATGGCCGGCCTCGGCTGGATCGGGAAGAGTTGCCTGCTCGTAACCCCCGATCACGGCCCGCGGGTCCGGTGGGTCACCGTCCTGACCGATGCGCCGCTCAAGTCAACCGGATCCCCCATGGAACCGCGGTGCGGAACCTGCACGGCCTGCGTTGACATCTGCCCCGAGCAGGCGTTCACGGGCAGGATGTTCTCACCGGACGAACCCCGGGAGGCCCGGTACGATGCCGCGGCCTGCGACCGCTACTTCAAAAAACTCGAAAAGGAGCAGGGTGTTGCAGTCTGCGGGCTGTGCCTGTGGGTCTGCCCGCACGGAAGGAAGGCGGGTTCGCAATCCGAAAAATAA